Proteins from one bacterium genomic window:
- a CDS encoding beta-lactamase family protein, producing the protein MAVMLLCLFLLFAPFLQAASLPTAKPAQVGFSAERLDRLSRAMQGYVDQGRLAGLVTLVLRDGKVVYEKAFGKIDIERNQPMPVNAIFRIASQTKAITSTAIMMLQEEGKLLLDDPVTKYIPEFAGARVAVPLETKNSPNYYTIPLKRAITLRDLLTHTAGISYGSGPAKAEWQAAGLNTWFLADKDMTIGQVIKKLATLPLDAQPGEKFIYGYNTDILGYVVECASGLSLADYIQRNITGPLGMNDTAFFLPKEKLDRFTSVYGIDDQGVLTLQEDRSNNFYMQGPQKCYAGGAGLLSTARDYAAFLLMLQQGGQLNGLRLLSPKSVQLMTADHVGDLYGAQGFGLGFWVTDRLGRNGQLGTTGSFGWGGAYHTVYWVDPLEKLVAVLMTQLLPATNSDLHSKFRALVYQAMVDSYADAKD; encoded by the coding sequence ATGGCAGTGATGTTGCTCTGTCTCTTCCTGTTGTTTGCCCCATTTCTCCAGGCCGCCTCTTTGCCGACGGCCAAACCCGCTCAAGTGGGCTTTTCCGCAGAACGGCTGGACCGTCTGAGCCGCGCCATGCAGGGGTATGTGGATCAGGGCCGTTTGGCCGGGCTGGTGACGCTCGTTTTACGCGACGGCAAAGTGGTCTATGAAAAAGCCTTCGGTAAAATCGACATCGAACGCAACCAGCCCATGCCGGTCAACGCCATCTTTCGCATCGCCTCGCAAACCAAGGCGATCACCAGCACGGCCATCATGATGCTGCAGGAGGAAGGCAAACTGCTGTTGGATGATCCAGTGACCAAATACATTCCTGAGTTTGCCGGCGCCCGTGTGGCGGTGCCGTTGGAAACAAAAAATTCGCCCAATTATTATACGATCCCGCTGAAACGCGCTATCACCCTGCGGGATCTGCTCACTCATACGGCCGGCATCTCTTATGGAAGTGGTCCCGCGAAAGCGGAGTGGCAGGCAGCCGGCCTGAACACCTGGTTTCTGGCTGATAAAGATATGACCATCGGCCAGGTGATCAAAAAGCTGGCGACTCTGCCTTTGGACGCGCAACCGGGCGAAAAATTCATCTACGGCTACAACACCGATATTCTGGGGTATGTGGTCGAATGCGCTTCAGGGCTGAGCTTGGCGGACTATATCCAGAGGAATATCACCGGTCCATTGGGCATGAATGACACCGCTTTTTTCCTGCCCAAAGAAAAACTTGACCGTTTTACTTCTGTATATGGGATCGATGACCAGGGTGTTCTGACGCTTCAGGAGGATCGCAGCAATAATTTTTACATGCAAGGACCGCAAAAATGTTATGCCGGCGGCGCCGGATTATTGTCCACCGCCCGTGACTATGCCGCCTTTCTGCTCATGCTGCAGCAGGGCGGACAACTGAACGGTCTCCGCTTGCTTTCACCCAAGTCGGTACAGCTGATGACCGCGGACCATGTCGGGGACCTGTATGGCGCACAGGGATTTGGTCTGGGATTCTGGGTCACCGACCGTCTGGGGCGCAATGGCCAGCTGGGAACAACCGGCTCCTTCGGCTGGGGCGGCGCTTATCACACTGTTTATTGGGTCGATCCCCTGGAAAAACTGGTGGCCGTACTGATGACCCAGCTGCTGCCCGCCACCAACAGCGATCTGCACAGCAAATTCCGCGCGTTGGTCTATCAGGCAATGGTTGATTCTTATGCGGATGCCAAAGACTGA